From the genome of Spinacia oleracea cultivar Varoflay chromosome 2, BTI_SOV_V1, whole genome shotgun sequence, one region includes:
- the LOC110805443 gene encoding uncharacterized protein yields MAAKIGLSSSYVTTKLHCLPKLPSTSSPHFHYSPRICNHSHFRISAKLGGEDAEAELKKDGKRKFITKEQEPEQYWQTPGEREGENPMSSPLPYFFILGMSTPFIILAIAFANGWIKTPN; encoded by the exons atggcaGCGAAAATTGGTTTGTCTTCCTCCTATGTTACTACGAAACTTCATTGTCTACCGAAACTACCCTCAACTTCATCGCCCCACTTCCATTATTCTCCAAGGATTTGCAACCATTCACATTTCAGAATTTCTGCTAAATTAG GCGGAGAAGATGCAGAAGCAGAATTAAAGAAAGACGGGAAGAGGAAGTTTATCACCAAAGAGCAAGAACCAGAACA GTATTGGCAAACACCAGGAGAAAGAGAAGGTGAAAATCCAATGTCGTCTCCACTTCCTTATTTTTTCATACTTGGCATGTCCACCCCATTTATCATTCTAGCCATTGCGTTCGCCAATGGCTGGATAAAAACTCCTAATTAG